A DNA window from Paenibacillus andongensis contains the following coding sequences:
- a CDS encoding TetR/AcrR family transcriptional regulator, giving the protein MENRKKQILDLALKLIREKGYVAISYDDLSKQLGVTKASIHYHFEKKEDLGVAVTERMQQNLENFLIFINNATMTVEEKLREFIARQIEISGEGICPISSLQSDFVSLPDIIRQKVQEVSQFELKVLMIILTEGYNEDIVQKSEDVESLAYAVLSCIKGALQYKRTLGNDVLPKVLSQINRLIRS; this is encoded by the coding sequence ATGGAAAATCGAAAAAAGCAAATATTAGATCTCGCATTAAAACTTATTCGAGAAAAAGGTTATGTTGCCATAAGTTACGATGATTTATCCAAACAACTGGGCGTAACCAAGGCAAGCATTCATTATCATTTTGAAAAAAAGGAGGATTTAGGAGTTGCCGTTACTGAGCGGATGCAACAAAATTTAGAGAATTTCTTAATATTTATTAATAATGCTACGATGACAGTAGAAGAGAAACTTAGGGAGTTTATTGCTAGACAAATTGAAATAAGCGGGGAAGGGATATGTCCAATATCTTCTCTCCAATCTGATTTTGTATCCTTACCTGATATTATTAGACAAAAAGTACAGGAGGTTAGTCAGTTTGAATTAAAGGTTTTAATGATTATTCTTACAGAAGGGTATAATGAAGATATCGTTCAAAAATCAGAAGATGTTGAATCATTAGCTTATGCCGTACTGTCATGTATAAAAGGTGCTTTGCAATATAAACGTACATTGGGAAACGATGTATTACCCAAAGTTCTAAGTCAGATAAACCGCCTTATTAGAAGTTAA
- a CDS encoding DJ-1/PfpI family protein: MKIAIICFDDFTDLDVFLPWDLLNRVRLVGGIADWEVKLLGTASSHVSMAGLRIPMHGMVEEANTQDAVLFASGRGVQPLFKDPTYLSRFQLSPDRQLIGSMCSGALLLGAMGYLTGNRATTYPTAVGQLAAFGVEVVNESFVNNGNISTAAGCLAGQDLSAWVIDSLIGNKMTQRVLETVQPVGQGLEIEL, translated from the coding sequence ATGAAAATAGCAATCATTTGCTTTGATGATTTTACCGATCTTGATGTGTTCCTGCCTTGGGATTTGTTGAATAGAGTGAGATTGGTCGGTGGAATCGCTGATTGGGAAGTAAAGCTGCTTGGGACCGCATCATCGCATGTGTCTATGGCGGGATTAAGAATCCCCATGCATGGGATGGTTGAGGAGGCGAATACACAGGATGCTGTCCTGTTCGCAAGCGGAAGGGGGGTACAGCCATTGTTCAAGGACCCAACTTATCTAAGTCGATTTCAACTTTCACCGGATCGGCAATTGATCGGATCTATGTGTTCGGGTGCTTTACTCTTGGGAGCTATGGGATATTTGACAGGGAATCGGGCTACCACCTATCCAACTGCGGTCGGACAGTTAGCCGCGTTTGGCGTAGAGGTAGTTAACGAAAGCTTCGTAAATAACGGTAACATCAGCACGGCTGCCGGGTGTTTGGCCGGACAAGATTTATCCGCTTGGGTGATTGATTCTTTGATTGGGAACAAAATGACCCAGCGTGTTTTGGAGACGGTTCAGCCTGTCGGCCAGGGGCTTGAAATCGAATTGTAA
- a CDS encoding carbohydrate ABC transporter permease, whose translation MSRRVNSVLSLLILTVLAVYFLFPIYMAVINSFKSQSEMYSSVLSLPSRLQLDNYVQAFKKANMLKSAWNTIVVTVTGIVGIVFFSSMAGYKLSRTLGKLSQAIFLLFVSSMLIPFQTIMVTLTKMAKDLGLQGSPFGLGVVCAGLGVNMAIFLYHGFVKGVPRELDESAKMDGCGEFRTYFAIIFPLLLPITFTIVILNLLWLWNDFLLPILLLTDFRKYTLVLTINMFFGKYSREWSLILASLILSSIPIVVIFAIFQKWIIQGITDGAVKG comes from the coding sequence GTGAGCAGACGTGTGAATTCCGTATTGTCTCTGCTTATTCTTACCGTTCTTGCGGTCTACTTCCTGTTTCCGATCTACATGGCCGTGATCAATTCCTTCAAATCGCAGAGCGAGATGTACAGTTCCGTTCTAAGTCTGCCGTCTCGCTTGCAGCTTGATAACTATGTTCAAGCGTTCAAGAAAGCGAACATGCTCAAAAGCGCTTGGAATACGATTGTCGTAACGGTTACGGGAATTGTGGGTATCGTATTTTTCAGCTCAATGGCGGGCTATAAGCTATCTCGTACTCTGGGCAAGCTGAGTCAAGCGATTTTCTTGCTGTTCGTCTCATCCATGCTGATTCCGTTTCAAACGATTATGGTTACATTGACTAAGATGGCAAAAGACTTGGGGTTGCAGGGCTCTCCGTTCGGATTGGGGGTAGTATGCGCCGGATTAGGTGTCAATATGGCCATTTTTCTGTATCACGGCTTTGTCAAAGGTGTTCCGCGAGAGCTGGATGAGTCGGCCAAGATGGACGGCTGCGGAGAATTCAGAACTTATTTTGCGATCATTTTTCCGCTGCTGCTTCCCATCACGTTTACGATCGTCATCCTGAATTTGTTGTGGCTATGGAATGATTTCTTGTTGCCCATTTTGCTGCTGACGGACTTCCGCAAGTACACGCTCGTGCTTACGATCAATATGTTTTTCGGCAAGTACAGCAGGGAATGGTCCTTGATTCTCGCGTCGCTCATTTTATCATCGATTCCGATCGTGGTCATTTTCGCTATATTCCAAAAGTGGATTATTCAAGGCATTACGGATGGCGCGGTGAAAGGATAG
- a CDS encoding carbohydrate ABC transporter permease encodes MLNRSYQASLSLILFVLPAFTLYVVFLVIPMIQGSYFSFTNWDGLNKSYSFVGIQNFVEAIRDDENFKTSILFTAKYVVFAVILQNAIALLVALLIESQRRAKGLFRTIFFMPNMLSIIISTFMWVFIFSKVMPALSNFNALKFLGISWLGDPNVSFWTIMLVSIWGGVGTHMLIYMAAIQGIPQHLKEAAIIDGATPFQMLRYITMPLIAHALTICIFLTLNSSFKVYDLIYALTGGGPARATQVITMNILEEAYQRNYRYGYASAKAIILFLIILVITMIQVSVMKKREVEA; translated from the coding sequence ATGCTGAACCGATCCTATCAAGCATCATTGTCCTTAATCCTCTTTGTATTGCCAGCCTTTACATTGTATGTCGTTTTCCTTGTCATCCCGATGATTCAAGGCTCTTATTTCAGTTTCACCAACTGGGACGGCTTGAATAAATCTTACAGCTTCGTTGGTATCCAAAACTTCGTAGAAGCAATTCGCGACGACGAGAACTTCAAAACGTCTATTCTGTTTACGGCCAAATACGTCGTTTTTGCTGTCATTTTGCAAAATGCGATCGCTCTCCTAGTTGCCTTGCTTATAGAGTCGCAGCGAAGAGCAAAGGGATTGTTTCGGACCATTTTCTTCATGCCCAATATGTTAAGCATCATTATTAGTACGTTCATGTGGGTATTCATCTTCTCCAAGGTCATGCCGGCTTTATCCAATTTCAACGCGTTGAAATTTCTAGGCATTTCCTGGCTTGGTGACCCGAATGTTTCTTTTTGGACCATTATGCTTGTATCGATTTGGGGCGGAGTCGGGACACACATGCTCATTTACATGGCTGCCATCCAGGGAATCCCACAGCATTTGAAGGAAGCCGCTATTATTGACGGAGCCACGCCTTTTCAGATGCTTCGTTATATTACGATGCCTTTGATTGCTCACGCGCTCACAATTTGCATCTTCCTGACGCTAAACAGTTCCTTTAAAGTGTATGACCTCATCTATGCATTGACCGGCGGGGGACCGGCCCGAGCTACGCAAGTCATTACCATGAATATTTTGGAGGAAGCTTATCAGCGCAATTATCGGTACGGTTACGCGAGTGCGAAGGCGATCATCCTCTTCTTGATCATTCTTGTTATCACGATGATTCAAGTATCGGTCATGAAGAAGCGGGAGGTGGAAGCGTGA
- a CDS encoding ABC transporter substrate-binding protein — protein MKKALAMTAAVMMLVSTVACSSGSKDTAGKPALAQDNKAEAAPRKVELKVFLGGLDRFRDQFDKYFAQFAEKEKKEKNIEVSFNTEFPGSENATQILKTRLATGDVPDIFSIHAVNDIPDYYKAGYLADLTSQPFAAKLQDGIKPIVSIDNKVVAVPMESLQWGYLYNKKIFNDLGLKPPSTLMEMKAVVQKLNDNKIKPFLLSYKESWIPQLFLPLAVGALVNTSHKDFIDKMNKSQGSFADVKEMFDIIDLVNANGTERAFEIGNDDGSADFAAGKAAMWVQGPWNANSILKANDKMEFGVAPLPINDDPKASLINVSVSTSLAMTSNGKNKEVALDMLNYILDDKDSNGLYQSLKFNPVSKNHTFKPYPWVEEAASYANKGLYYKDPSLPAAVKDEVGKALQAYFNKKMSKDDVIKDLDKTWKDANAAANKK, from the coding sequence ATGAAGAAGGCACTTGCAATGACGGCTGCCGTCATGATGTTGGTTTCTACAGTAGCTTGTTCTTCGGGCAGCAAAGACACGGCCGGCAAACCTGCGTTAGCTCAGGATAATAAAGCCGAAGCGGCTCCAAGGAAGGTGGAGCTGAAAGTGTTTCTTGGCGGTTTAGACCGCTTCCGCGATCAGTTCGACAAATATTTCGCCCAATTTGCGGAGAAAGAGAAGAAAGAAAAAAATATCGAGGTTTCCTTTAATACTGAATTCCCGGGCTCCGAAAATGCCACACAGATTTTGAAAACACGCCTCGCAACCGGGGATGTGCCGGACATCTTCAGCATCCATGCGGTAAACGATATTCCGGATTACTATAAGGCCGGGTATTTGGCGGACTTGACCAGCCAGCCTTTCGCCGCCAAGCTTCAGGACGGCATTAAACCGATTGTTTCCATCGACAACAAGGTCGTTGCGGTTCCAATGGAAAGCTTGCAGTGGGGCTACTTGTACAATAAAAAAATATTTAATGATCTGGGGCTTAAGCCGCCTTCTACGTTGATGGAAATGAAAGCGGTTGTACAGAAGCTGAATGACAACAAAATCAAACCGTTCCTGCTCAGCTACAAAGAAAGCTGGATTCCGCAGCTGTTCCTTCCGCTGGCGGTTGGCGCGCTCGTTAATACCTCACATAAAGATTTCATCGACAAGATGAACAAAAGTCAGGGCAGCTTCGCGGATGTAAAAGAAATGTTCGATATCATTGACTTGGTCAACGCGAACGGAACGGAACGCGCCTTTGAAATTGGCAATGACGACGGTTCCGCGGATTTTGCCGCCGGTAAAGCCGCCATGTGGGTGCAAGGCCCTTGGAATGCCAACAGCATTCTGAAAGCAAACGACAAAATGGAATTCGGTGTGGCGCCGCTGCCGATCAATGACGACCCGAAAGCATCGCTCATTAACGTCTCAGTATCCACTTCGTTAGCTATGACTTCGAACGGAAAAAATAAAGAAGTTGCGCTGGATATGCTGAATTATATACTTGACGACAAAGATTCCAACGGACTTTACCAAAGCTTGAAGTTCAATCCAGTCTCCAAAAATCATACGTTCAAACCGTATCCTTGGGTAGAGGAAGCCGCAAGCTACGCCAATAAGGGACTTTATTATAAGGACCCGTCGCTTCCCGCAGCTGTGAAGGACGAAGTGGGCAAAGCGCTGCAAGCTTACTTCAACAAGAAAATGTCCAAGGACGATGTCATTAAAGACCTGGATAAGACGTGGAAAGATGCAAACGCAGCGGCGAATAAGAAATAA
- a CDS encoding response regulator transcription factor, with amino-acid sequence MKAVIIDDEYWTRSSIRQLAEWERFGIGQVEEAEDGLSALQIIHSFQPDIVFTDMKMRGMDGVELLKKLSDDYPFIRKIVISGYDDFSYTKQAIQSKVDEYILKPINPEELNRALEKAVKELHIARGLYAVQPLDQVILTIMTDAKMSIARNFQELQMEAVRGKFTELEFFLTAQEPLQSGINNSLYKQFMILLEEQASRMKSDSKFVITPAARSLLVTDDTPIAKWIQVLSNSYMAVMEELVHKRRNKTRIDIDAVRHYIELSFVEPITLESIAGQFFVSKEHLSRTFKQEIGSTVMDHIITLRVEKARQLLQNPTTSIKSAAEAVGYSDLTYFHRIFKKITGLTPGQIRNDSRE; translated from the coding sequence ATGAAGGCGGTCATTATTGATGATGAATATTGGACCCGGAGCAGCATACGCCAGCTCGCCGAATGGGAACGATTCGGGATCGGACAGGTAGAAGAGGCAGAAGATGGCCTCAGCGCTCTCCAAATCATACATAGCTTTCAACCGGATATCGTCTTCACGGACATGAAGATGCGCGGCATGGATGGGGTGGAACTGTTGAAGAAGCTATCGGATGATTACCCGTTCATTCGCAAGATTGTCATCAGCGGGTATGATGATTTTTCTTATACGAAACAGGCGATTCAATCCAAAGTGGATGAGTACATTTTGAAACCGATCAATCCGGAGGAGCTGAATCGCGCTTTGGAGAAGGCTGTCAAGGAATTGCACATCGCGCGGGGACTCTATGCGGTTCAGCCGCTTGACCAAGTCATTTTAACCATTATGACAGACGCCAAGATGAGCATCGCCAGAAATTTTCAAGAGCTGCAAATGGAAGCCGTTCGAGGAAAATTTACGGAGTTGGAGTTCTTCCTGACGGCTCAAGAGCCTTTGCAGTCAGGCATCAACAACTCGCTGTACAAGCAGTTCATGATTCTCTTGGAGGAACAGGCGTCCCGGATGAAATCCGATTCGAAGTTCGTAATCACTCCTGCTGCTAGATCACTATTAGTGACGGATGACACCCCGATTGCCAAATGGATCCAGGTTTTGTCGAACTCCTACATGGCGGTTATGGAGGAGCTGGTTCATAAACGAAGAAACAAAACGCGGATCGATATCGATGCAGTCAGGCACTATATCGAACTGTCTTTTGTAGAGCCAATCACATTGGAATCCATTGCCGGGCAGTTTTTTGTCAGTAAGGAGCATCTGTCCAGAACTTTTAAGCAGGAGATTGGCTCGACAGTGATGGACCATATCATCACCCTGCGGGTGGAAAAAGCAAGGCAGCTGCTGCAGAACCCGACGACCTCCATCAAAAGCGCTGCGGAAGCGGTCGGATACTCTGATCTGACTTATTTTCACCGCATCTTCAAAAAAATCACCGGCCTGACGCCCGGGCAAATCCGAAATGATAGCAGGGAGTAA
- a CDS encoding sensor histidine kinase, producing the protein MTISTLSRFSRHLLSPFNKSLRYKLMLIMVAIAVLPLSLVTLFATKTTKQSLSLEVIRSNESRMEWAGKYFNEKFDQLQAISYSVLLDKNLFPNTNSSSNNINIDPDDVTDSYIKEKLRALYIANNSQIARISLYMRFKQQLFIADKDAVRTTSQLSTPSMDWETTDDSFESVNIITNVNRNFFSIVRSMNRFEDREVLGGVSMDVRWQMMNSVLDMLQSESSSQVFIVDSKGNMMYDPYSGTEQITVNKTLLEQIVSNPTLPGYRQLKEGFLFYQPVASDKLWLIKFIPMSYVTHGASSTLHFSFVTAVIFIGFAIAVSVLTAYFTTKPIIRLTKSMRAVEFQNFDVGVSRVRRDEIGTLERRFNSMLLRIKELIQTEYKTKIEKRTAQLKAMQAQINPHFLYNALQAIGGIALDRKVPEIYEHVRAISELFRYTIRMKSDLVTVTDELEHVSNYLHIQNIRFHDTLTIHMDIDEECRSCQIPKFSLQPIVENCFKHGLEDKMGTWSITIRVQMILDEVEISIEDNGIGIPDERLWQIRKQLTLESDDQELGDSLGMSNIHTRIKMIFGGDYGLYITSEKDAGTTVKLVIPSLPERREEIGA; encoded by the coding sequence ATGACTATATCAACACTTAGCCGATTCTCCCGTCATTTACTATCCCCTTTTAACAAGAGCCTCAGGTATAAACTTATGTTGATCATGGTCGCAATTGCTGTGCTGCCGTTAAGCTTAGTTACTCTTTTCGCTACCAAAACAACAAAGCAATCGTTGAGCTTGGAAGTCATTCGTTCTAATGAATCGAGGATGGAGTGGGCTGGCAAGTACTTCAATGAAAAGTTTGATCAGCTGCAAGCGATTTCATATTCCGTTTTGTTAGATAAAAATCTATTCCCGAACACAAACTCTTCCTCCAATAACATAAATATTGATCCAGATGATGTGACTGACAGTTACATTAAAGAAAAACTGAGAGCCTTATATATTGCAAATAATAGTCAAATTGCCCGAATTTCTTTATATATGAGATTCAAGCAGCAATTGTTTATTGCAGATAAAGATGCTGTCCGTACCACATCGCAACTGAGTACGCCGAGTATGGATTGGGAAACCACCGATGATTCTTTTGAAAGCGTGAACATCATCACGAATGTCAATCGAAATTTTTTCTCAATCGTTCGCAGCATGAACCGGTTTGAGGACCGCGAAGTTCTCGGCGGGGTGTCAATGGATGTCCGGTGGCAAATGATGAACAGCGTACTAGATATGCTCCAATCGGAATCCAGCAGTCAAGTGTTCATTGTCGATAGTAAAGGTAACATGATGTATGATCCTTACTCGGGTACAGAGCAAATCACCGTAAATAAAACGCTGCTTGAGCAGATCGTATCCAATCCGACGCTACCTGGCTATCGGCAATTAAAAGAAGGCTTTCTTTTTTATCAGCCCGTTGCCTCCGATAAGCTATGGTTGATCAAGTTTATTCCGATGAGTTATGTCACGCACGGCGCTTCCTCCACACTACATTTCAGTTTCGTTACGGCTGTCATTTTCATAGGTTTCGCGATTGCGGTTTCCGTGCTGACAGCGTATTTCACGACGAAGCCGATTATCCGTTTGACAAAGTCGATGAGAGCGGTGGAGTTTCAAAATTTCGACGTCGGCGTCAGCCGGGTTAGAAGGGATGAGATCGGCACCCTGGAAAGACGGTTTAACTCCATGCTCCTCAGGATTAAAGAACTGATTCAAACGGAATACAAGACCAAGATCGAAAAGAGAACCGCACAATTAAAGGCGATGCAGGCGCAGATTAATCCGCACTTTCTTTATAATGCGCTTCAAGCGATTGGCGGTATTGCCCTTGACCGTAAGGTCCCCGAGATCTACGAGCACGTACGCGCGATAAGCGAGTTGTTCCGTTATACGATTCGAATGAAATCCGATTTGGTCACCGTGACCGATGAATTGGAACATGTAAGCAATTATTTACATATTCAGAATATCCGGTTTCACGACACGTTGACCATTCATATGGACATAGATGAAGAGTGCCGTTCTTGCCAAATTCCAAAGTTTTCGCTGCAGCCGATTGTTGAAAACTGCTTCAAGCATGGGCTCGAAGACAAAATGGGCACGTGGTCGATCACGATTCGCGTGCAAATGATTTTGGACGAGGTGGAGATCAGCATTGAAGACAACGGCATCGGCATTCCGGATGAACGGTTGTGGCAAATTCGAAAACAACTGACACTAGAATCGGACGATCAAGAGCTGGGAGATAGTCTGGGGATGAGCAACATTCATACCAGGATCAAAATGATTTTTGGCGGCGACTATGGACTCTATATCACGAGCGAGAAAGACGCAGGAACGACCGTGAAGCTTGTGATTCCGTCATTGCCGGAGCGAAGAGAGGAGATCGGAGCATGA
- a CDS encoding YjgB family protein, with amino-acid sequence MKNVSKKASVYPMLIASMLMFTACTSTEKPAASAAAPIASNTPSSVVEPSSTPSSAPSSAPTTSSKPASTSSGNINVIPISSETTSVSKQIKDMLELAKLGKVAGIEFAAETKFFEDVEKAWGNADHKEAVGSGIYATYTKKNAVIGFNKGDQIIDIRSSDPKLQSLTLNQIEQALGKPVDTKVNGDDMIYIYKASDEFQLKFIIPKSSGKVDHISVFDTKHSVNNMAG; translated from the coding sequence ATGAAAAATGTTAGTAAAAAAGCATCGGTATATCCAATGTTAATTGCGAGTATGCTTATGTTCACAGCATGTACATCAACTGAAAAACCGGCAGCGAGCGCTGCTGCTCCAATAGCTAGTAACACACCTAGTTCAGTAGTAGAACCTTCATCAACGCCTTCATCTGCACCTAGTTCAGCTCCAACAACTTCATCAAAGCCGGCATCAACGTCTAGTGGCAACATCAATGTAATACCAATATCATCAGAAACAACGTCCGTTTCTAAGCAAATTAAAGATATGCTTGAACTAGCGAAGTTAGGTAAGGTGGCTGGCATTGAGTTTGCTGCAGAAACAAAATTTTTCGAAGATGTGGAGAAAGCATGGGGGAATGCGGATCATAAAGAAGCGGTAGGAAGTGGAATATATGCGACCTACACCAAGAAAAATGCAGTCATTGGCTTCAATAAGGGTGATCAAATCATTGACATTCGTTCCAGCGATCCAAAGCTGCAATCACTAACATTGAATCAAATTGAACAAGCGTTAGGAAAACCAGTGGATACGAAGGTAAACGGGGATGACATGATATATATTTATAAAGCATCTGATGAGTTTCAACTTAAATTTATTATTCCCAAATCAAGCGGAAAAGTAGACCACATTTCTGTTTTTGATACCAAGCACTCAGTCAATAACATGGCTGGTTAA
- a CDS encoding CBO0543 family protein: protein MNLSLAVILLVLALRYAKWSKWQEFYPTILYMVMLNLLYSFIVKTNPLWLYKSSLIPKGLLDIIIIFIVETSMIILFLSYHPIQWKRISLYWASWIIVFSAIEYIFFLADRMDYFRGWNMGWSVIFYIIMFPMLFLHYKKPIVALLLSIPFTLGFMWIFDYF from the coding sequence ATGAATCTTTCACTAGCTGTAATTCTTTTGGTTCTTGCTTTGCGTTACGCAAAGTGGTCCAAGTGGCAAGAGTTTTACCCCACGATTCTCTATATGGTGATGCTCAACCTTCTTTACAGCTTTATCGTAAAAACTAACCCCCTTTGGTTGTATAAGTCCTCGCTCATACCCAAAGGGCTACTGGACATCATTATTATCTTTATCGTAGAAACTTCCATGATCATTTTGTTTTTATCCTACCACCCTATTCAATGGAAGCGCATATCTCTGTACTGGGCATCTTGGATAATTGTCTTTTCTGCCATCGAGTACATTTTTTTCCTGGCCGACCGCATGGATTATTTTAGGGGATGGAACATGGGGTGGAGTGTGATTTTCTACATCATCATGTTTCCAATGCTTTTTCTCCATTACAAAAAACCGATTGTAGCTCTGTTGCTTTCGATACCTTTTACACTAGGATTCATGTGGATCTTTGATTATTTTTAA
- a CDS encoding DinB family protein, which yields MKTIKCMMDHLYWADGRILDTLEESETKNKDLLKLVRHVAVAEQVWLSRLQGKGSAQYSLWEEAEDLTAIRTMFEENAEQYRVYIEGLEESELDEMIDYANQSGVPFRTSVRDILLQVVLHGQYHRGQINRALRIESAEPVQVDYITFARL from the coding sequence ATGAAGACGATCAAGTGCATGATGGACCACCTTTACTGGGCGGACGGACGCATCTTGGACACGCTCGAGGAGAGTGAGACGAAGAACAAGGACCTTCTAAAGCTGGTTCGGCACGTAGCGGTTGCGGAACAAGTCTGGCTGTCCCGATTGCAGGGCAAGGGCAGCGCGCAATATTCGTTGTGGGAGGAAGCGGAAGACCTGACGGCGATCCGGACGATGTTCGAAGAAAACGCCGAGCAATATCGCGTCTATATCGAAGGTCTCGAGGAATCCGAATTGGACGAGATGATCGACTATGCGAACCAGAGCGGGGTTCCATTCCGAACGTCCGTCCGGGACATCCTGTTGCAGGTCGTCTTACATGGGCAATATCACCGGGGACAGATCAACCGGGCACTTCGGATCGAATCGGCAGAGCCGGTCCAAGTCGATTACATCACGTTCGCGAGGCTCTAA
- a CDS encoding TetR/AcrR family transcriptional regulator, whose translation MTKTKNTAEAILDTAQLIVQDVGFNGFSYAHIAEKVGIRTASIHYHFPNKEDLGEALISRYHRNFISAVTQIDTETQNNLEKLRKFTLLYSGPVQNYCTCLGVMISTDLATLSGKTREGLAQLFTANLEWLERVMDQGRREGHLNFEGAANVQAHQFLASLQGAQLLARSFRDTSRFDMIADGLLSALT comes from the coding sequence ATGACTAAAACTAAAAATACAGCAGAGGCTATTTTGGATACTGCTCAGTTGATTGTTCAAGATGTCGGGTTTAACGGGTTTAGCTATGCACACATTGCAGAAAAAGTAGGGATACGCACTGCCAGTATTCATTACCATTTCCCAAACAAGGAGGATTTAGGAGAAGCGCTGATTTCGCGGTATCACAGAAATTTTATTTCTGCAGTTACTCAAATCGATACCGAGACACAGAACAATTTGGAAAAGCTGCGTAAATTCACTTTACTTTACAGTGGTCCTGTTCAAAATTATTGTACTTGTCTAGGCGTCATGATTTCTACTGACTTGGCTACCTTATCAGGTAAGACACGAGAAGGGCTAGCTCAGCTTTTCACCGCTAATTTAGAATGGCTAGAACGAGTGATGGATCAGGGGCGGCGTGAAGGGCATCTAAACTTTGAAGGTGCCGCGAATGTGCAAGCCCATCAATTCCTTGCTTCGCTTCAAGGCGCGCAATTACTTGCAAGAAGTTTTCGGGATACAAGTAGGTTTGACATGATTGCCGATGGATTATTATCCGCTTTAACTTAA
- a CDS encoding YbfB/YjiJ family MFS transporter — translation MERRTLIVLLGGIAALMVAMGIGRFAFTPILPMMMDHHLFSAAGAGYLASSNYLGYLIGAFVLTLVQVKSRSMLLFAGLIVCIATTWEMGVFHSLEAWLVLRFLSGLASAIVFVIASSIVLDRLSALQAGIFYGGVGAGILLTGLSVPLLARNGDWSEVWKGLGLISLILGLASWYSLWDRHTGTKTLSSSHDHDHHPSAVRRVLICLMIAYGLEGLGYIVTGTYLVAFAKSVSSIPNIASLSWMLVGIAAAPSCVGWSMLASRWGKKWTLTVAMLLQSIGIAIPVLIPSSTAIIVGALMFGVTFMGITTLSVAFAKDLYPQNNRKIIGLLTTFFGLGQIIGPLIAGLLISENGSYLTALIGAAFIVFLGALSLPLGIGRTDRKQLKLTEG, via the coding sequence ATGGAGAGAAGGACGTTGATCGTTTTGCTCGGAGGCATAGCCGCATTGATGGTAGCTATGGGAATCGGAAGGTTCGCCTTTACACCCATCCTCCCGATGATGATGGATCACCACCTGTTCTCCGCCGCAGGTGCGGGTTATCTGGCTTCAAGCAATTATTTGGGGTATTTGATTGGTGCGTTTGTCCTGACGTTGGTCCAGGTTAAAAGCCGATCCATGCTGCTGTTCGCCGGGTTAATCGTATGTATTGCTACCACATGGGAAATGGGTGTGTTCCACAGCCTAGAAGCCTGGCTCGTACTCCGGTTTTTGTCGGGCCTTGCCAGCGCAATCGTGTTTGTCATCGCATCCAGCATTGTACTGGATCGTTTATCGGCTCTCCAAGCCGGAATATTCTACGGAGGCGTGGGAGCGGGCATTCTGCTGACTGGACTTTCAGTTCCGCTGCTTGCCCGAAACGGCGATTGGAGTGAAGTATGGAAGGGACTGGGCCTTATCAGTCTGATCTTAGGACTAGCATCCTGGTACTCGTTGTGGGACAGGCATACTGGTACGAAGACGTTAAGCTCATCTCATGACCACGACCATCACCCTTCGGCCGTTCGGCGGGTCTTGATATGTTTAATGATTGCCTATGGCTTGGAAGGTCTGGGCTACATTGTAACTGGGACCTATCTTGTAGCTTTCGCCAAGTCGGTTTCGAGCATCCCCAATATTGCGTCACTCAGTTGGATGCTGGTTGGTATTGCCGCGGCGCCTTCGTGCGTCGGTTGGTCGATGCTTGCTTCTCGATGGGGAAAAAAGTGGACATTGACCGTTGCTATGCTGCTGCAATCCATAGGTATTGCAATTCCGGTTCTTATTCCTTCTTCAACCGCCATAATAGTAGGTGCTCTTATGTTCGGCGTAACCTTTATGGGGATAACGACGCTGTCCGTCGCTTTTGCCAAGGATTTATACCCTCAAAACAACCGAAAGATTATAGGTTTGCTGACCACCTTTTTTGGCTTGGGGCAAATAATCGGACCGCTTATTGCAGGTCTTCTGATATCGGAAAATGGCAGTTACCTCACCGCTTTAATCGGAGCGGCTTTCATCGTCTTCTTGGGGGCGCTTAGCTTGCCTCTGGGAATAGGCCGAACCGACCGGAAGCAGCTCAAACTAACAGAAGGCTAG